The genomic DNA GGAATCTTTGCATGGAGTGCATTGGAGCCAGAGGAAGGCAAGTACCACTTTGAATGGTTAGATGATATCTTTGACGATATTCACAGTATCGGTGGAAAAGTCATCTTAGCTACACCAAGTGGAGCACGCCCTGCTTGGATGTCGGAAAAATACCCTGAGGTTCTTCGTGTAAACTCTTCTAGAGTGAAACAATTACATGGAGGACGACATAATCACTGTTTTACAGCTCCTGTTTATCGTGAAAAAACACAGGAAATGAACCGCAAGTTAGCAGAAAGATATGGTAGTCATCCGGCATTATTGATGTGGCATATCTCAAATGAGTATGGTGGAGAGTGTCACTGCGATCAGTGTCAGATAGCTTTTAGACAATGGATAAAAAACAAATATCAAAATGATCTTAAATCATTAAACGATGCTTGGTGGGGACCGTTCTGGAGTCACACCTATAGTGATTGGTCTCAGGTTGAATCACCCTCTCCGATTGGGGAAAGTATGGTTCATGGATTGAACCTGGATTGGCGACGTTTTGTTACCGATCAAACGATTTCCTTCTATGAAAATGAGATTGTTCCAATAAGAGAACTTACGCCAGAAGTGCCAATCACAACGAATTTTATGGCAGACACATTCGATTTAATTCCGTTTCAATCACTAGATTATAGTAAATTTGCGAAGCATGTGGATGTGGTTAGCTGGGATGCGTATCCAGCGTGGCATAATGACTGGGAAAGTACGGCGAATTTAGCGATGAAGGTTGGCTTCATTAATGATCTGTATCGTAGTTTAAAACAACAACCATTCTTGCTAATGGAATCCACTCCGAGCTTGGTAAATTGGCATAGTGTGAACAAAGCAAAAAGACCAGGTATGCATCTTCTATCTTCCATGCAGATGGTAGCTCATGGTTCGGATAGTGTGATGTACTTCCAGTGGAGAAAATCACGTGGATCATCAGAAAAATTCCATGGTGCTGTGGTGGATCATGATAACAGTACGAATAATCGTGTTTTCCAAGAGGTAGCTCAAGTTGGAAAAACATTAGAAAATCTATCTGATATTGTCGGCACGAATCGTCCAGCAGATGTTGCTATTCTTTACGATTGGGAAAGCAACTGGGCTCTAAATGACGCACAAGGATTCGGATTGGACACCAAACGCTATCCTCAAACCTTGCAACAGCACTACAAGGTTTTCTGGGAAAAAGATATTCCTGTAGATGTGATTACAAAGGAGCAAGACTTTTCATCTTATAAACTATTAATTGTCCCGATGCTTTATTTAATGAGTGAAGAAACCATTTTACGTTTAAAATCCTTTGTCGCAGCAGGCGGAACACTTGTCATGACCTATATTAGTGGTCTTGTAAATGAGTATGACTTAACGTACTTAGGTGGATGGCATAAAGATCTACAGGATATCTTTGGCTTAAAACCAGTTGAAACCGATACGTATTATCCAAAAGATCGAAACTATGTGGAGTATAAAGGTCGTACGTATGAATTAAAGGATTATGCTACGATCCTTGAACTAAATACTGCAACAGTAAAGGGTGTATACACAGCTGATTTTTATGCCAATACCCCAGCTGTAACCAGCCACAAATATGAAGAAGGTAAGGCTTACTATATCGGTGGACGATTAGAAGATCAGTTCCAAAGGGACTTTTATGAAGAAATAATGAAAGAGTTGGCTCTAGAATCTGTGTCTTCAGTAAAACATGGAGAGGGGGTCTCAGTACAAGTAAGGAATGCTCCTGAAAGTGACTTCATTTTTGTTATGAATTTCACTGAGGAAAATCAAGTGGTTACCTTTGAGTTACCAGTAACAGATAAGAGTACCGGTGAAGAATTGCTAGGAGACGTATCGTTAGAGAAGTATGAAGTACGAATTGTTGAGAAAAAAAGAACGACAAATTAACGTGAATGCATACATGGGTGGGACCGGGAACCCACCCATGTATTTACGATGTGAATGGAAACGTTTACTACTCGAATACACATCTTAGCATGATTTCCATTAATATAAGAAATTTTTGATAAAGGTGAGGAGAGTATGAGAGAGATGAATAGGATGTTCGCTAGATTGCTAGCATTTACATTAATCATAAGTTCCGTTTTATTTCATCCTAGCGAAGGGGATGCACAGGTAAATCCAGTTGCAAGTGATATTTTCGTAAAAAGAGTAGCAGGAATCGATGAGGACTTTATTAAAGGGGTAGACGTGTCGAGTATTATTGCGTTAGAAGACAGTGGGGTCAAATTTTATAATGAAGCAGGAAAAAAGCAGGACATCTTTAAAACGTTAAATGATGCAGGAGTGAATTATGTTCGTGTACGAGTATGGAATGACCCTTACGATTCAAAGGGCCGTGGGTATGGCGGCGGAAATAATGATATAGAAAAGGCAATTGAAATTGGAAAAAGAGCGACCGCCAATAACATGAAACTATTAGTGGACTTCCATTACTCAGATTTCTGGGCGGACCCAGCGAAACAGCAGGCGCCGAAGGCTTGGAAGAACCTGAACTTGGAGGAAAAGAAGGTAGCGCTCTATGATTATACTAAAGAGAGCTTACAAGCCATGATGGATGAAGGAATCGATATTGGCATGGTGCAAATCGGAAACGAAACAAATGGTGGTCTTGCAGGAGAAAAAAATTGGGAAGCGATGAGCCAATTATTCAATGCGGGAAGCAAAGCCGTAAGAGAACTTGATTCTAACATATTAGTAGCCTTACACTTTACCAATCCAGAGACTTCAGGTAGATACGCTTCTATCGCGAAGACACTTCAAGAAAATGAAGTGGACTATGATGTATTTGCAAGCTCCTACTATCCTTTCTGGCACGGAACTTTAACTAATTTGACCTCTGTTCTAAAGAATGTGGCTAGTGCATATGGAAAGCAAGTGATGGTAGCAGAAACGTCCTATACCTATACAAAAGAGGATGGAGACGGCCATGGAAATACAGCACCAAAGGATTCAGGGCAAACATTAAATTATCCAATCACGGTACAAGGTCAAGCGACTGCTGTTCGGGATGTAATCGAGGCAGTGGCTAATGTAGGTGAAGCGGGAATTGGCGTTTTTTATTGGGAGCCCGCTTGGATTCCAGCTGCCCCAGATAAAAAGCTAAAGAAAAACCAAAAATTATGGGAAAAATATGGATCAGGCTGGGCGACAAGCTATGCGGCAGAATACGATCCGGAAGATGCAGGCCACTGGTATGGAGGAAGCGCGGTTGATAATCAAGCACTGTTTGATTTTTACGGTCGTCCATTATCGTCTCTGAATGTATTTAAATATGTTGATACAGGGTCGGTAGCCCCTTTGAAAATTGACGAAATAAAGGATGTTTCTTTAAGTGTTATTGCAGGAGAAGAGATCACATTGCCAACAACTGTACAGGTTACCTACAATAATGGGACCTCGGGGGTTGTACGTGTCACATGGGATGAAGAAGTTGTGAAACAAGCCATTCAAAATGGTGTGGGTACCTATGAAATAAACGGTGAGGTAGAAGGTGGAGGAACAGTCAAACTACATCTTACAATCTTCCCGGAAAACTTTGTGATGAATTCAGGATTTGAGGAAAATGATCGAAGTATGTGGAACATCCTATATAAGAATGGAACAGCACCACATACCGATTTTCAAAATAAGGCTGCTGATGCCAAGTCTGGGAACTATTCACTACATTTTTATTCTGGAGAAGAAGTGAATTTTTCTGTAGAACAGAAAATTACTGGTCTAGAGCCTGGTTACTATAATCTTTCGATGTTTTTACAAGGGGGAGATGCCAATAACTCGGATATGCATTTGTACGCATTGTCTGGTGATCAAGAATTCAAAATCCAAACCTCTGTTAATGGCTGGGTGAACTGGAGTCAACCGGTAGTGACTGATATTCTTGTGCTAGATGGAACGATTACGATTGGTGCTAGCATAAGAGCAGATGGCGGGGCATGGGGAAGTGTAGATGATTTTTACTTATACAAGGTAAAAGATATCAACTAAACAAGGTCTGACCTCCTTGATAGGGGGGCAGACTTTGTTTCATTTTCTAATTAACCCTTTCTTTTTATATAGGGATATGGAATGATAAATATATGAGATTAGCGAGATAGAGGTGATTGATATGGCCACGATCAAAGATATTGCAGAAAAGGCCGGTGTATCCATTGCTACTGTTTCACGTGTATTGAACTATGATTCTTCGCTTTCGGTTACGGATGAGACAAGGAAAAAGATATTTGAAGTCGCAGAAAAGCTCGAATATAAACGTCGGGTTGTACGAAAGTCTAGCCCTTCAAAGTTTGCGATTGTTCATTGGTATACAGAGAAAGAGGAACTCGAAGATTTATATTATATGTCAATACGGTTTGGAATAGAAACAAGATGTCAGCAGCTGGATGCACAAATCGTAAAGTATTTTTACAATGATATTGAGGAGTTAAAGCAGGAAAATATTCAAGGAATTATCGCCATAGGTAAGTTCAGCGAAAACCAAGTGCGGGCTCTAGCGGAGATTACCGAACACATCGTTTTAGTTGACCATAGTTTGATGGATGATTCGTATGATTCAGTAATTACAGACTTTGATAAGGCTACGAAAAAGATCGTCGATCACCTGTTAGATAAAGGACACCATTCCATTGGGTATATTGGTGGTAGAGAATACTACAGAGATCAATCAGGTGAGATCGCAGACCTTCGGGAAAAGACATTTTATAGTTATATGAATGAAAAGAGACTGTGGAACGAAAGCTTTATTTATACAGGATCTTTCTCAGTGGACGACGGATATCGATTAATGAAACAAGCGATCCTTGAACACCAAGAAGCGTTACCAACGGCCTTTTTTGCGGGAAATGACCTTCTTGCCATCGGAGCCCTCCGAGC from Robertmurraya sp. FSL R5-0851 includes the following:
- a CDS encoding beta-galactosidase, with product MKNHHKTYTTNAKFMLHGGDYNPDQWLDHPEILADDIKLMKLAHTNTFSVGIFAWSALEPEEGKYHFEWLDDIFDDIHSIGGKVILATPSGARPAWMSEKYPEVLRVNSSRVKQLHGGRHNHCFTAPVYREKTQEMNRKLAERYGSHPALLMWHISNEYGGECHCDQCQIAFRQWIKNKYQNDLKSLNDAWWGPFWSHTYSDWSQVESPSPIGESMVHGLNLDWRRFVTDQTISFYENEIVPIRELTPEVPITTNFMADTFDLIPFQSLDYSKFAKHVDVVSWDAYPAWHNDWESTANLAMKVGFINDLYRSLKQQPFLLMESTPSLVNWHSVNKAKRPGMHLLSSMQMVAHGSDSVMYFQWRKSRGSSEKFHGAVVDHDNSTNNRVFQEVAQVGKTLENLSDIVGTNRPADVAILYDWESNWALNDAQGFGLDTKRYPQTLQQHYKVFWEKDIPVDVITKEQDFSSYKLLIVPMLYLMSEETILRLKSFVAAGGTLVMTYISGLVNEYDLTYLGGWHKDLQDIFGLKPVETDTYYPKDRNYVEYKGRTYELKDYATILELNTATVKGVYTADFYANTPAVTSHKYEEGKAYYIGGRLEDQFQRDFYEEIMKELALESVSSVKHGEGVSVQVRNAPESDFIFVMNFTEENQVVTFELPVTDKSTGEELLGDVSLEKYEVRIVEKKRTTN
- a CDS encoding glycosyl hydrolase 53 family protein, whose translation is MNRMFARLLAFTLIISSVLFHPSEGDAQVNPVASDIFVKRVAGIDEDFIKGVDVSSIIALEDSGVKFYNEAGKKQDIFKTLNDAGVNYVRVRVWNDPYDSKGRGYGGGNNDIEKAIEIGKRATANNMKLLVDFHYSDFWADPAKQQAPKAWKNLNLEEKKVALYDYTKESLQAMMDEGIDIGMVQIGNETNGGLAGEKNWEAMSQLFNAGSKAVRELDSNILVALHFTNPETSGRYASIAKTLQENEVDYDVFASSYYPFWHGTLTNLTSVLKNVASAYGKQVMVAETSYTYTKEDGDGHGNTAPKDSGQTLNYPITVQGQATAVRDVIEAVANVGEAGIGVFYWEPAWIPAAPDKKLKKNQKLWEKYGSGWATSYAAEYDPEDAGHWYGGSAVDNQALFDFYGRPLSSLNVFKYVDTGSVAPLKIDEIKDVSLSVIAGEEITLPTTVQVTYNNGTSGVVRVTWDEEVVKQAIQNGVGTYEINGEVEGGGTVKLHLTIFPENFVMNSGFEENDRSMWNILYKNGTAPHTDFQNKAADAKSGNYSLHFYSGEEVNFSVEQKITGLEPGYYNLSMFLQGGDANNSDMHLYALSGDQEFKIQTSVNGWVNWSQPVVTDILVLDGTITIGASIRADGGAWGSVDDFYLYKVKDIN
- a CDS encoding LacI family DNA-binding transcriptional regulator; this encodes MATIKDIAEKAGVSIATVSRVLNYDSSLSVTDETRKKIFEVAEKLEYKRRVVRKSSPSKFAIVHWYTEKEELEDLYYMSIRFGIETRCQQLDAQIVKYFYNDIEELKQENIQGIIAIGKFSENQVRALAEITEHIVLVDHSLMDDSYDSVITDFDKATKKIVDHLLDKGHHSIGYIGGREYYRDQSGEIADLREKTFYSYMNEKRLWNESFIYTGSFSVDDGYRLMKQAILEHQEALPTAFFAGNDLLAIGALRALHEENIVVPDRVNIIGLNDISVSKYIYPSLSTLKVHTEMMGEVAVDLVMERVMGRKVSKKVQLGTELIIRDSSF